tcaaaggtaaggtggagtaacttatcatactacgcaccatatccatcagggtacgattacgtctttcagctactccattctgctgaggttcgcccggtgttgaatattgggcaactatgccattctcatgtaagaaccttgcaaaaggtccaggaacttggccatatggggtatgccgaccgtagtactccccccacggtcggacttgactatcttaatctttaaattgtgttggttttcaacttctgccttaaatatcttaaatttatctaatgcttctgttctttctttgattggataaaaatagccataacgggagtaatcatctgtgaatgttatgaacgaatcataaccatccacactctttacaggaaacggaccacagatatctgtgtgaataatctgtagaattcctgcgcttcgtttagcatctttcttaattttctttacgtactttccttttatgcaatctctgcaatgttctaaatctaagagctctaatggagaaagaatatcattcttaactagtctttctattctccccctcgaaatattgCCTAAATGACAGTGTCATAATTTTGACAACGCATTGtgagctctcttttgttttctgtttacatccgcagacgaggatacattcacattgttgcacacaacgttcccatcatcgtatacaacattcacatcatcacgtagtgataacaaataaagctcattttgtaagatagcaagaccaacacatgcatcattaaatgttatcttacatttgccatttccaaaatggcaatcatatccatcgttgtccaaacatgaaacactaatcaagttcctcTGTAATGAGGGAACATAAaaacatctctaagtataagtttgaaaccatcagcaagctctagagaaagatcgccaacggcttcaatttctgctcggactccatttgcgactttaacgtgtctttcgcttctttgcgtagtcctcatcaaacggaatccctataaagaattagcaacatgaacagttgcacctgagtcaatccaccaagtagatttcaaatactgtacatacagggattcatttatgaacataataatgttctcacttttctttgccatgatcatctttaggtaatcgggacaatatttcttataatgtcccatcttcttgtagtagagacattgatctttctctactgtgaacttgttttgctgaggctgatgcagcatgggaccctttccctttgactttgaggaggagttagcattattattctttttcttattgtctttcaaataattgatagagccaccattggtagctttcattctctcctcctcttgcacacacatagccatgagcctctccatgtcccacttcttgggctgtatgttgtagttgataacaaaagtgtcaaactcttttggcaaggaagcaaaaatcagatggataaggaactcatccttgagagccagatccattggttttagcttagatgccaaattgctcatccttagtatgtgctctcttatgccaccattacctgagtacctctctgtcaccagctgctttatcagctgggtagcatatgtctttgaagagccagtgaactgactctttattctttcaagatactcggtgacggtgtcacactctgggattgagcccacaattgtaggctcaatcgtgttctttatcacagctaaacacttcttgttggcagtgacccacttcctatgctcaaggtcataggacattctttgggatacaaaatccctctctctggttgcccaagcggcatcagcctcgtttgtctccctcaccggtgccacaggctctgtgggacacggtgtggtgactacccagtccacctcagccaagatgaaggctaggtcgatctttttcttccactcaatgtagttatcacctttgagagtggggatttctttgatacaactcatcaagttgtatccgcctaaaaacacaattcaaatagtgtgagaacataaataataacaataacaattgcatgccttagtttcaacgttggtcaaaattaaaacatacaattgttctctacactaattctacatcaccattggacagaaatagaattaatgcacgacaaaacatcataatattgccattaatcagcgttggtcagaataataacaatattataatcaattaaaacatatctatttttgaaaattaaattctctcgttggttcaaatttaataatgaaaataacatctttaaatacgcagcggaataaatgaactcattttcttgaattttacccatagggaaaaatactttttctatttttcttttgagccaatttccatTTTCAATTTTCTGGAAAAAAGAAAATGCGAAACCGGGCTCATTCTTTACTGTTTCAGCCCAAAACCGGCAAAAGCCGACTCGGCCCATCGCTCCGCGcgcgcaggccgcacccaggccacaacctaggcATAGGCCGACAAAGTCGCGCTGCCGCGTGCGCCCGCCTGGGTTGCGAAACGGCCCGATCAATCTCGGTCGTCCGCGCCGATCTGACGGCCATCCATGCCCGTCGCCGGATCAAAACCGGCGACTGCCGCAGCGCCCTTGAACCCTAGCGCCATTCGGCCTTCACCTCTCTCGCTCCCTCTTCTTTCTTTCCTCagcgcagcagcagccaacaagcAGTGACGGCGACCGAGAGCAAGCAGCCGCGGTGACCGAGCGACTGGTGCCGTTGCTGGCCCCTTCACCGGCGCGCGCGCTCCCcatgcgggtgagcgcgccgccgtcgagaggACTAGCGGCGACACCCTTTTCCCCTCGGTGAGGAGCTCCCGAAACCCCGAAACCCTAGATCTCCCGTCCTCTTCTCCACCTTCTTTCTCTCAGCCTCGCGAGCACGCGCCCGGCGGCGGTACAGTGGTGAAGTTTGCCAtttccccttccccttttttCTCTTTGATTGGATTTCTTTCGTATTTTCTTCTCGGATCTATCCGATTTCTACCTTTTCTTTTCGGATCTATCCGATTTCAGGGTTGGGGATGGGGATggaaattagggttagggttagggttctgggTTCATTGTTAGGGTATCACTGTTGTTCTTTTCCCGAATTGATTGCGGGTTTTAGGGTTCAGTTTAAACGTGAAACCGAGCCCTCCTtctttctttaacccagttagggttagggttcatccgaaccctcctttcttttctcagatccgaaaggatctaaactgataagctagatctattcctaaacgaggctctggtaccattgtttgCATTTTTTAATCCCTAGGACCATAGATCTAGCCGGGGTGCTTGATGAAACAAAGACCTAGAACACGTTCTAGTGCAAcgatagagagacagagagaggtagATGAGGTCTGACAACCTGACACCGCGGAGGGGGTAGATCCAGAGGCCTCCATCGGGTTCGttggtgaagtctgcgcacgggcagcgacgatCGGGGAAGACGTGTCGGAGATGTGGTGCCGGCGGTGAAGGTCGATGACGGCGCAGTGCTGTGGCGGAggtacttcccgtcactggctgcgcccctcacttagatcgggtttagggtttgtcggtggggagctcggctcagacgaacctcgtgattagagccgccggcccccacctctttttatagcgcagagtgacaggggccctccagccatggtgggctgggcgcccccgatcaaggtgcgtatcaaaggcccaactgggccgttgggtccagttaggttagagatcaatctaacacattTACGTAGCATGATGTCGACATGGAGACATGATAGACCACTAAATACTATTTGAAGTATTAAATTTATAAAtagatttaaaattttgaaactatTTTAAGTGAAGTACAATACATAATATGACTGCACTATAGATAGTACAGTCGTTCAAACTAAACTAAACCTTTTTCCATCGATCAAATTACACTCCATACTAGCTTGTACTCCTGCCATCTAGTGCAACTGAAAATGTAAAATCAATAAGGTGAGTTGATGTTCAAGCGATGAGATGGTTCAAATAAAATACATAACACAAGAGCCTAACTAGCAGCACAAAGATCAGCAACACATGCACCTGATATACGTGGTGAGAATGTACACGCAACATGAGACTATTTCTTTGAAAGGCTGCAGCTACGTACAGTACACTACTACAAAACTAGGAATCACCGCCAATTCCAAAAGCACCTTCACTGCTGGATTTGGAACCGGCATTGCGTCATCTGCATTGAAGGTCAGAGGTTATCATTGTTAATTGGGCTCTCAACCAACAGTGATGAAGATTTCCAAAAAAAATCAGAGCACCCTGTTGTGGCTCCCCACCGACGGGCTCGCCATGCCGTGCGGCCACAGTCGACGCACCACCAGGCCCCACTGCTGCCTTCACCCTACGCGCAGCCGCTATAGCTCCACATTGTTATACACTTTGGACCATCTAGGTGTAGATCAGAGGGTGATTTCTATTATTTTCGGGATAAATAAGTGGATGAACTTGGGACACGAACTACAAAGGGAGactagaggaagagagagagagatgcagaGGTATCTGACCGTCAGTCTTGGAGGAGGAGTCCGCCGTGGTTCCCACCGTGGTGCTGGTGGTGAAGTCATAGACGTCCAGTGGTGGTGAAGAGATAGCAGTGACGTCCCGGCAGCGGCGTGGACATCGGGGTGGTGCAGGGGCGATGGTGAAGATGCTGGcggcgcttcccgtcgctggcagtgcctccctctggatcggattagggttaggacagtgGTGCTGTTACTGTAGCAGTGAACCTCGTGTCTagagccgtttgccccacctcctctttataggcactgtgcaacgggggcccaccagccactagatggctgaacgtccccgatcaggacgtggTCAAGGGGTTCGTCTCAACCGTTGGGtaaagacggatgagatcaattctaacacaCATGTCCGCTGGCACCGCCAACACACACAGCCAGGCCTGGAGCCCCACACGAATCGATGGGCTTTGCCGCCGCTGCCCGGCCACCAGGCTCGCAGTCGCAGTGCTGCTCCTGCACAACCGCAGCCGATGCACCACCAAGCCAACCATTGCCCTGTCAGAAACTGAAGGCCGCTCCTGTAGCTGATCCGACAATAGGAGAGAAGGCCGGTTCAGAGCGTACGTGGCTGAACAGGCGGTTAAGGCGGTGCGCCTGTTTGGTGCGCCCAAGGCCATATAATAGTATAAGTACTCGGTTCAGGAACTGAGAGAGGCAACGATTGTAACCGAATTCTGTTTCTCGCTATTGAAACCTGTCCTCTGTCCATCTGTTTCCCATTCTGAACTTGCTGTTCTTGCTACTTCTCCTCTGAATCTTCTGATTTTCCCCAGTTCTCTTCAGTTATCGTCAGGGTTCATCTTGAATCCTGACATGCCCTCGCCCCACACACACCGCCGCAGCAGCCCCATGCAGCCAAGCTTGCTGTCGCCACCACTGCCCCGTGCGGTCAGGCCTGGAGCACCGGGTGTGGCCGGGctttgctgccgccgccgccccacgCTACCGGGCCCGCCCACACTGATGAGCTCGCCGTCGCTGTGCGCCTGTGCCCTGTTCCATGATGTGCCGCAACGGCCATCGTGCCCTTCGATTCTTTACCATCGAGCAGTGCTAGAGAGAAAGGCAGACGAAGGGAGTCAGGAAAAGAACTTGGAGAAGAGAGGATGCGAATGCGTGGGTGGACTTAGTCAGAATTAATTAAATGGTTGCGGACCAAAACATACGCACTCAACAAAAGTTAAATGAAACGGCAAGCCTAGCGCCTGGACGGCCGACCCTACGCCTGCGTCCGGACGCGGCTCCCGTTCGACGCATCTGCCGCGCCCCCTCACGTAGGCTGCGCCCGCGCAACAGGAGAGCGCCCGCCCGCCGCGCCCAAGTCACCATGCGCCTGCACCCCTGCTCCCAAACCGTGACGTACGCAGCACACTCCGCCCAGTGCCATCCTGCTCTAGAGGCAGCGTCCGTCCGTACGGAGCTCCCTCGCTTGCGGTCGATGCACGCAGCTCCCTCGTCCCGCACCCATCGCCCATCCCTAGTTCGTATGGATGCCCTGCCGGCTCCGGGAGAGACGATGCAACAGAAGATGGGAGAAGGAGAGATGCAAAAGCCGATCTACGTTTGAAATATCCAAATACAATGGTTGCAACATGCGTCTGAAGGtggttgaaacacttgaaacatgcttatgaaacacttgaaaaacaaacctgaaacacacttgaaaaccattgcaacgatacgcaacatccaaataaaacacatgcaacatatgtgtggaacatatgcaatatccagataaacatAATTGCAACATGCGTCCAAAAAACACAGATAAAACATTGGGAACAAAAGCTTGCaatatacgtgtacaaccattgcaacatatggaaCATCTCGATCCACTTTTGTAACATCCGcatgaaacaattgcaatataCCTATGAAaactctaaaacacttgaaacaaacgcttgcaacatgcacatCTTCTCAGACGAATGGCTAGTACGACTCCATCGATCACCGGCTCTAATCCATAGTTGCTGCCCCGGATAGGAGGAGAATCGAATCCACCACGGCCGCAGCCAGATCTGGGATGGGGAGCTGGTGGAAGGCATGGACCGAGGAAACACCACGCGCCCGTGCCGGAGCTGTGTGTCCCGTGCCACAGCAGGGCCGCGCATCGGCGTCGAATCTGCACCCACGCCGAGGCCGCCTTCGGGGTCGTGCATGTCCTAGCACCGGAGTTGAGCCCGGGGGTGGCTGGCCGGAGAAGAGGAAGGGGGTCGCTGAGGGTGGCCGCGTGGATCTGAGCTCGTGCTCGGGCTGGTGACGCTGCGCGCTGGAGtaggaggagggagagggaggcagcgGGGCGCGTGGCTCGTGTGACTTGCGTGGGGGCGGGGCGCGGCTTGGCAGAGGAGCGTTGTGGCCTGGGTGCGGCGGGTGCGGAGATGCCACGGTAGGGGAAAttaacactactacaggaatcttaACCGAGGCAGACGAAAtggcttaaccgaggcgggcaaggcAACTGCCTCGGTCCAAAGGTCATGGTTAATCGTGACCTTAACCAAGGCGGTTGGCCAACCACCTCGATTAAATGATTAAATGAGGCGGGTACATTAGAACGCCCGTCTCGGTTAATATATTAATGGAGGCGAGCACATTAGaatgcctgcctcggttaatcaataaaaaaaacaaaaaaaaatccacgAGCCCACTGGTGAGCCCGTTCCCGAGCCCGCTGGCGAGCGCGTTCCCAGCCCACTAGCCGCAACTGGCTCCGCCGTCGCTCGTCGTGCCGCATGCAGCAACCTGGACGCACGCAGGACACCATCGTCACCGGATCCGGGCGTGGCAGGCCTCCTCGCCGGATCCGGCGTGGCCGGTCTCCTCCTCGCCTGCTCGATCCAGCAATCCAGATCCCTGGGAGAAAGAGAGTGAGGGAAAGAGGACAGATGGAGAGAGAATGAGGAGCTGGAACACGCAGAGGAAGGGTTACATACCTCTAGTCGCCGGATCGAGCTCGCCCGTGCTCTCCATGGCCTGGCCCCGCGCCACCGCGCCACCTGGCCCCGTGCCACTGTGCGTCGACCGGCCCAGCACCACCCCGTGCCGCGCGCCACCGTGCTCCGCCCGGCCCCGATGGTCACCGTGCGCCGCTCGGCCCCGCTGTGGAGGAGGGGTGCCGTAGCCTGTTGTGGAGGAGGGGCGCCGCTACCCTGCTCGGATTAGGCCGAgggaggaagagggagagagagtggagggagggATCGAGAGATAGTGTGGGGGAGAGCAGTGCACGCGTGGGAGAGAGAGGGGTGCGCGTGCGTGGGAGAGAGACGGGTGGGAGCGGCGGCTGGTTGAGGGAGAGGTGGAGGGTGAACATAGAGGGGGCTGCGTATATATACCTAGGGTTTGGAGTGGGCTGCTGAGTTGGCCTCGGGCCTTTTAACTGAGACGGGCCCCGCCTTCGAAAATGGACTATTTTTTTGGAGGCGGGCCTGTTAAGAAGTCTGCCTCGGTTTACCGAGGCAGTTCTCTTATGTCATCCGCCTCGGTTAAGCATTAACAGAGGTGGTTGCTGGACCAGCTACCCTACCACAAATAACCGAGGCGGACAGTCGGCCCAACCGCCTTGGAGCTTGTTTTGAAAACGCCTCccaaaagattttgtgtagtagtgtaagGGCGCGAGAGGATTGAGTGGGTGCGGAAATGAGCGGACGGAGGCATCCGTCCGTCCAAACATCTCGTATGTATCATTATGGTAAATGAAATTCTGGATCTAGAGCACTGAGCACATAACACTGTCGGTTGTTAactacaaccggcagtgatactAACTGTCAGTTTCGAAGCAAGTAGTTATATCGCTACCGGTTTTGAAATTGCCGGCAGTAGTGTCCCTTCATGTAGTCGTAGACTCGAAGTGTACTATATGTGTAGTTATATACACGTAATGTTGCTGGTATATGCATTGTCATGACAAAGAAGCTAAAGTGTAAAACCTAATATACTACTTTTTGAAACGTTGCATATACTAGCTTCAAGTAGTTCGATCCAGATGCATTGAtcatgaaagaaaaagaaatggagcAACGACATGAATCACGTAGGTGCACAAGCGCGTGTGCACACCGACACACGCATAAGTGCGTAACCCtgtggatgaaaacggatcggatacggacggatataaTTGATATTAcattgatattatatttgttttcatatttctgtttagatttggattcgaatacggatagtgtgaaccatgccggataggatataattggatatcaacatcataaatatgtgatttgagtattcagatacagatacggtatcggatgttgaatatccggactcggatacggacatatccaaacccctctaaatggattcggtctcgaatacggtcgaaaaatatccgtaccgttttcgtcCGTACGTAACCCAGAGACCAAAGCGAGAAAAATGGGCGAGGAGAGACAAAACGTCTGAATCCAACTCCGACATGCAACGACTGACATTGCAGTGAGACGTATAGCAGATTTCTGTAAAAAATCATCTATTTATACATTACATGATTACAATTTTTTTTCCCGCGTTTACAGATGTGCATGTCATTATTTGTTAAAACTGCAGCTTCGAAATCACTGCCTGGAAATTTAAGTGGGAACGATCGTCATCGCATGCTCTCAATTTGTTCAATCCTCTGCATCACCGCGTTCGCTGCCGCTGACACCAGCTCGGCCAAATCACTGCATGCAGATCCAGAGATCACCATTAATAATAGAAAACGATTTTAAGAAACAGCTCTTTTTATGTACAATGGTGTTGCTGTGGTCTAAGCAAATCCCTTTTCCCCACCTATCTATTATTGGACAAGTATAATTAGTTCCGCACAATTCCTATACTTCAGTGCCTGAAATCGATTTAAGGCGATCCTCTCCCACGCGCCCGCTTCGACAAAGAAGACGGTGGTGGCTAGGGTTTCCCAACTCCGGCGCCCTCTCTTtctaactctctctctctctctctcttgttcttcaaCTCCGGCGGGCTTAGAAGGGCCTTGGGAGAGGTAGGCCAGCCAGGCGATGGGGACGGCAGGAGAGCGGCGATTAGGGTTCTGGCTACGGAGGAGGCGGTCGGGCCAGGTCAGTGCGGGGGCGACAATGGCCATAGCAGCGGCCAGAGGGGGAAGAGAAAGAAGGAAGCTGCCGTGGGCGGTAGGGTCTTGATGGAGCTTCGTGTCCGCGGCCGCTTCGGCGAGACCCAACCACACCGCGGCGGGGCAGCGGTGGCGACGGCGGTGTGGTTGCGTGCTTTGGGAAGAAGAACGGTGACTGACCTGAGGTAGAAAACAACACAATGACCATCGGATGCTCATCCTACGGTTGGAATCCATCGCCTGAGACGAAGCCTGTTTGAGGCGACTGAATTATAGCACATCCCTTAGTTCCGAGCTAATTGTATTATTATTGCATGCGTGCATAACAATGCTCGCAGAGCGGCAGAGGTCAGAGCAAGCTCTGAGAATTTCAATGGCGCGTGCATGGACCCATATAGAAGATTGTTAGGAGTAGCTAGGTCAGGTCGGCTCGTTACGTACCCTGTGGCTGGGTCGTAGGCGAGGCCAACGGTGTACTTGGCCTCGCGGAGCGCGACCCTGAAGCGCTCGACGTCACGGGGCGCGTGGGTGTGGACGACGGCCTGCGGCAGGACCAGAGCGGAGGGCTTGACGCCGTAGAAGATGGGGACGATGACCTTGCGCGCCTCCACGAGCGCGGCGAGCTCGTGCAGGCAGAATTCGGAGTCGAGGTAGCGCTCGGAGAAGATGGCCACGGCCACCTTGCACTGGCTCATGCCCTGGTTGATGCCCTCCACCAGCCTGTCCCCCGGACGCAAGGACATGCTGTCCAGGAACGTGCGGACCCGGCCGCCGCTGAGCTGCAGCAGCCGGTCGTGCAGCAGGTGCGCCACCGTGTGCCGGGTGTCCACCCAGCGGTGGTTGATAAACACGTCGTAGCACGGCGGCGCCGTCTTCACGCAGCcggacacctcctcctccgcctcgtcGGCAGACGACTCCACCCGCCGCGCCTCCGCCGACGACGAGGCGCTGTTCCCGGTGGTGGCTGCGGCCTCCATTGACGCGTTGAGGCGCGCCGCCGGCGAACCGCTCATCAAAGCCTCCGCCGACGAATGAAGCTGGATCGACCAACGATCAGGGAATAATACTCTGGGTGATACAATGCCCGGGGATGAGTTTTATAGCGGCAATTGGCAACAACGTACGTGTGAAAGCGTACGCTCCTTGTGAGGGAAAAATCTCGGTCCATTTTGAGTTTGATTTTGCATTTGAATATACACATGTACACGTGACACAATGCTGTTTGAAGGAAGAAATTTATGACGCGCACGGCTAGTCCCAGCGCTTCGTCGCTGAACATCAACATCGCGGTTGTGTACTTGTGTTCAAACGTGTCCGCGGACAAAACACAAAGGCAGCAGGAATCAGAAAGGCGTGCAGGTGGTGCTCACCGAAGCATTGGAAAAATAAGGGAAAAGCTAAACATCAACCGGTTGTTTTTGTTGTCCGTGCTCACGCGTTTTACCAGCCATTGGAATCTGCTCACTCTTATCTCATCCATCGGATGCTTTGTTCTGTCTTATCATCGTGCAAGCAGTTTTGTTTGTCTAGTGAGAGACACCCACACACAGCTCTGGTTTTTATTTTCTGGGAACTGCACCCATTTCTTCTTCATTTCGGTGAGTCTTATCCACCGCTTGCGGGAGGTGAGGCGTCTCGAAGGCGACTCCCAGGCAATGTCTAGGGTATGTCATTTCAGGCATTTCCCTGATTTTTGTCTTGTTATTTCTCTCACGGGATGCTCGAGCTAGTCCCCGCATGCATGTGTCCTGTTTTGGTTTTTTGCTCCTGTTTTATTCTCTTTTTTTGCGCATACTGCTCCTGTTCTATTTGTTCTTGCTGATTTCCTCCAACAGCAAAGAAGGCATAGAAGTCAGTTGAGGCAAAGAAAACCGGCCGAGTCGGCTTAGATCCAGCCAGGTCGGATTTGTCGGGCTTAGCTTTGTACAGAGGCTACTGAAACTGCCCAAGCTGGTTGCTTGTTCTAGCGGCGACCAATATGCCTCCGAGTGATTCAGTCCCCATTGAATCTCATGTGGTTCCCACGGCCTCTAAGGTGCCTAAGGACAATAGAGAGGAGATGGTCGATTATGAGCCCTCACCGGAAAGGACCAATGTCAGTATGGTGTATCTGTCATGACTATTACTTTGTGGGAGATGATGCAAGGACGGCTCAATTCGACTTTGCGACACAAGCCCGAAGACTCCGTGAATCATCTCAAGCCGCTACATGTTATGGGCCATATTAATGACACACCAATTAATCCATAACATATTGGTGGATAATGGAGCGACTGTGGATGTCGTATTCGCTTTACAAGAAGCTTGGCGGCATGGATGAGGAGTTGATCAAGACTAATATGACAATCAGTGGCATTGTAGGAGGAGAGCCAATTCCGTCCAAGGGAGGTTGCTTCGATGGTGTTCACCATCAGGAGCAAAACATTAGCAACTGTTTTCTTTCAAGTGCAAGGGAGCTACAACTTAATTCTCGGGAGCGATTAGATCCATGTCAATTAGTATGTTCCTTCCAGTCTGCACTAGTTCCTCATCTTGTGGGTGGACAACGAAGTGGAGATCATTCACACACACTCATCGGTCCATGTTGTCATGGCCAATGCTCCTTCAATCGGGGGGCATGATGGTATGGCCTCTGAGCATAACCTTGTTGATTTTTAGTCATTAGTGTCACTAGAGAGGGTTTTGTACTTGTTTCTTTGAAGCGGATTAATAATTGGCTCAATATCTTCATGTAGTTACTAGTGGATTATAATTTAGAGTGTGGTTGAAACATCGTGTTGAGCAGTATCAGACTTCGACCGATGTTTGTGAGGATATTGACGATTTTGATGAACTTAATAAATTAGGACAAGGTTTTACATCGCCTGACCCATTGAAAAAGGTTGATATTAGGGATGGCTCTGTGCCAAGGTTGACGTTTGTAAACCAAAAATTGGAAGTCGATTATAAAGTTAAGTTAATCAAGCTTCTCAAGTAATAGGTTAATTGTTTTGGAAGGAATTATATTGAGATTCTAGGATTGAGTCGCGAGCTTGTTAAGCATCAGCTTCCCATTAAACCTGGGTTCAGGCCTCACAAACAACAACTGTGCAGCTTCAACTTATAATATATAACTACACTAAAGAAGGAATTAATCAGTTGTTGGAAGCGGATTTCTTTAAGCCATGCAAATATGTGGCGTGGATCTCTAATATTGTGCACGTACACAGAAGGACTCCAAAAAGTTGCGAGTTTGTATTGATTTTAGATATCTTAATATAGATCTACTATGGAAGATGAATATCTTATGCCTATCACTGATATGCTTATTAATGTTTCTTTGGCACATCGCATTATCAGTTTCCTTGATGGTACTGTTGGTTATAATCAGATTTTTAAGGCCGAAGGGGACATGTCTAAAATGGCCTTTAATTGTTCTTGGGAGACGATCACCTTGGAACGTCTCCAACATGTATGAATTTTCAAATATCACTTTGATCAACTTTAATAGACCTTCCCAGCTCGGTCACAGCCACTTGCTAAACTTGTTACTCTTTGTCCCAATGGTAAAATAGTTTTCCAGCTCGGTGACCATTTGAGCCTTGTCGCTCTTAATATACTTCAAAGCTTGTATTCTTTTATTGGTTACCTCATAAATATTGTCTATCATCGTATCATGATACATTATAGCAGATAATCGTTTATTTTGCTAATCTATATGCATTCAAATTCACTTCGACCAATAACATGGCTTCCTGCCCATACACCAGCTCAAAATGAGTAACCTTAGTGGCACTATGTCTAGATATGCGATGGGCTCACAGAgcttcagacaaaacttcatgccacaTTTATGGGATCGTCCTCAATCTTTTTTCTTGGtaagcttgatcaaagtcttattgcTCAATTTGGcttggccattagcttgagcataatacgGAGATGAATTGAGTAGCT
Above is a genomic segment from Miscanthus floridulus cultivar M001 chromosome 3, ASM1932011v1, whole genome shotgun sequence containing:
- the LOC136543465 gene encoding probable 2' cyclic ADP-D-ribose synthase BdTIR, yielding MAQRFSSSSGRAGRWAWAGGAAEAGHLRRVEASGGVGLLRWPAPPPSSSSGRGPGTRGVAWRWRRPGQHGAGRGGAARGGKAAALCVLHSSAEALMSGSPAARLNASMEAAATTGNSASSSAEARRVESSADEAEEEVSGCVKTAPPCYDVFINHRWVDTRHTVAHLLHDRLLQLSGGRVRTFLDSMSLRPGDRLVEGINQGMSQCKVAVAIFSERYLDSEFCLHELAALVEARKVIVPIFYGVKPSALVLPQAVVHTHAPRDVERFRVALREAKYTVGLAYDPATGDLAELVSAAANAVMQRIEQIESMR